The genomic DNA GATGGACGCGGCCAATGTCGACCTCAAGGGCTTCACCGAGGAGTTCTACGAGCGCCTCACCGGGGCGCGGCTCGCCACGGTCCTGGAGACGCTCGCCTATCTGGTGCACGAGACCGACGTCTGGGTGGAGATCACGACCCTGCTGATCCCCGGACACAACGACGACCCCGCCGAGCTGCGCGCCCTCTCCGCTTGGGTGGCAGCCGAACTCGGGCCCGATGTGCCGCTGCACTTCTCGGCCTTCCACCCGGATCACCGGATGCGGGACGTGCGCCGGACACCGCTGAAAACCCTCGTCATGGCCCGGGACATCGCCCGAGCGGAGGGGCTCCGGCACGTCTACACGGGCAATGTGCACCACCGGGAGGGGGACACGACGTCCTGCCCGGCCTGCGGCGCCACGCTGATCGAGCGGGACTGGTATGAGATCCGGTCCTATCGGCTCACCCCAGATGGCCGCTGTCCGGCCTGCGCGGCCCCAGTGGCGGGCCGGTTCGACGCCGAGCCCGGCTCCTTCGGCTCGCGGCGCATCCCCGTCCGGCTCGCCGGCTGAGCCTGGAGAGTGAGCGGCATGCTCGAGAACGCCTGGGTGGAGCGCGACATCGCTGCAGCCGCGCCGCGGTCCGACGCCGAATCGGGAAGCCGCGGAACGGGATTCCGGCTCGCGGTCAAGGCGACCGTCGCGGTGCAGGGGGCGGTGCTGTCGGCGGGCTGCCCGGTGTTCGCCGACCACACGGCCGACGTCGACGCGTCGATCGTCGCCGCCCTTCGCCCCCGCGGCGGCCACGTCGTCGGTACCACGCATTGTCACGAGCTGGCCTTCGGCATCACGGGAGCCAACGCCTGGCTGGGCGCCGGCACCCACCCCACCCATCCGGACCGATCGCCCGGCGGCTCCAGCGGCGGCAGCGCGGCCGTCGTCGCCACCAGGCAGGCCGACCTGGCCATCGGGACCGACACCGGTGGCTCTGTGTCCATCCCGGCCAGCGTCTGCGGGGTCGTCGGGTTCCGGCCCACCGTGGGCCGCTACCCGGCGGACGGGATCGTGCGGATGACGTGGACGCGCGACACCGCCGGCCTCTTCGGCCGGTCGGTGGAGACGATCCGCACCGCGGACGCCTGGATCACCGATCGCGCGGCGCCCCAGGCCGATTCCCCCCGCCCGGGGCGGGTCGCCGTCCCCGCCGAGTTCACGGTCGGGCTCGACGAGCGCACCG from Austwickia sp. includes the following:
- the amrS gene encoding AmmeMemoRadiSam system radical SAM enzyme; translation: MTAEHHPARYWQALDDGRIQCDLCPRECRLRDGQRGFCFVRANAGGRLELTTYGRSSGFCIDPIEKKPLNHFYPGTSVLSFGTAGCNLGCKFCQNHDISKAREMDRLQDAAGPDDIARAAAEFGCRSVAYTYNDPVIFTEYAMDVAAACTARGLRNVAVTAGYVQGQARRDFFSVMDAANVDLKGFTEEFYERLTGARLATVLETLAYLVHETDVWVEITTLLIPGHNDDPAELRALSAWVAAELGPDVPLHFSAFHPDHRMRDVRRTPLKTLVMARDIARAEGLRHVYTGNVHHREGDTTSCPACGATLIERDWYEIRSYRLTPDGRCPACAAPVAGRFDAEPGSFGSRRIPVRLAG